The genomic interval TGCTGAGGAAGTCGCTCGTCGGGTCGGCGAACCGGGCGTGCAGCCGGTCGGCCTGCTCGCGTGCGGCAGCGTCGTCGGCCGAGGGACGCTCGCGGACGTCCTGGATCGACAGGCCCGCGACGATCGCGAGCACGTCGCGCGTGACGCCGAGCCGACGGGCCTCGATGAGCATTCGCGCGAAGCGCGGGTCGATCGGCAGCCGCGCGATCTCGCGGCCGAGCTTGGTGAGCCGCCGTGAGGCGGTGACGGCACGCAGTTCGGTGAGCAGCTCGAACGCCGCCTTGACGCCCCGGCTGTCGGGCTTGGTGAGGAAGGGGAACTCCTCGATGTCGCCGAACCCGAGGGCGAGCATCTGCAGGATGACCGACGCGAGCGAGGTCCGCAGGATCTCGGGCTCGGTGTACTCCGGACGGGCGAGGAAGTCCTCCTCGCCGTAGAGCCGGATCGCGATGCCGTCGGAGGTGCGCCCCGCGCGCCCCGATCGCTGCTGCGCCGACGCCTGCGAGATGGCCTCGATCGGCAGGCGCTGCACCTTGGACCGCACGCTGTAGCGCGAGATGCGCGCCGTCCCGGCGTCGACGACGTAGCGGATGCCGGGCACGGTGAGGCTCGTCTCGGCGACGTTCGTGGCGAGGATCACCCGCCGGCGGACGCCGGCGACCCTCGACGGCTCGAAGACCCGGTGCTGCTCGGCGGCCGACAGGCGCCCGTAGAGGGGGAGCACTTCGGTCGGCCGGGCATCCTTCGCGTACATGCCGCGCACGGCATCCGCCGCGTCGCGGATCTCCGCCTCGCCCGGGAGGAAGACCAGCACATCGCCGTCGGGCTCGCGATCGAGCTCGCGCAGGGCCGCGAGGAGCGTGTCGACGTCGTCGGGGTCCTCGTCAGGACTGCGGTAGCGGATCTCGACGGGATACGTGCGCCCCGACACCTCGACGATGGGGGCGGGGTCGCCGCCGGGCGCGGCGAAGTGCCGGGCGAAGCTCTCCGGGTCGATCGTCGCCGACGTGATGATGACCTTGAGGTCGGGGCGCTCCGGCAGGATGCGGGCGAGGTAGCCCAGCAGGAAGTCGATGTTGAGCGACCGCTCGTGCGCTTCGTCGACGATGATCGTGTCGTAGCGGCGCAGCAGCCGGTCGCGGTGGATCTCGTTCAGCAGGATGCCGTCGGTGACGAGCGCGATCTTCGTGTCGGCCGAGACCTGATCGGTGAAGCGCACCTTGTAGCCCACGGCGCCGCCGAGAGGCACCTGCAGTTCCTCGGCGATGCGCTCCGCGATCGTGCGGGCGGCGATGCGGCGCGGCTGCGTGTGCGCGATCCGGGTGCGGCCGAGCTCGAGGCAGATCTTCGGCAGCTGCGTCGTCTTGCCCGACCCGGTGGCGCCCGCGACGATCACCACCTGGTGCCCGTCGATCGCGCGCGCGATCTCGTCCCGCGCGGCGCTGACGGGCAGCTCCGGGGGATAGGAGATCACGGGGACGGCAGAAGGCATAGCCCTCCATCCTAAGACGCCGGTGCGTCCAGAGATGCTTACGCTGGAGTCATGACGATCCCCACTCTCACCCTCAACGACGGCCACTCCATCCCGCAGCTCGGCTTCGGCGTCTTCAAGGTCGACCCCGCCGAGACCGAGCGGATCGTGTCCGACGCGCTCGAGGCCGGCTACCGCCACATCGACACCGCAGCGATCTACGGCAATGAGGAGGGCGTCGGCCGCGCGATCGCTTCCAGCGGCATCCCGCGCGACGAGCTGTTCATCACGACGAAGCTGTGGAACGACCGCCAGGCCGGTGACGAGCCGCTCGCGGCGATCGACGAGAGCCTCGACAAGCTGGGCCTCGAGGCCGTCGACCTCTACCTCGTGCACTGGCCGGCCCCGGCGAACGGCAACTATGTCAACGCGTGGGAGAAGCTCGTGCAGATCCGGGATGCCGGCAAGACCCGCTCGATCGGCGTCTCCAACCACCTTCCGCGACACCTCGACGAGATCATCGCCGCGACCGGCGTGACGCCGGCCGTCGACCAGATCGAGCTGCACCCCGCCTACCAGCAGCGCGACGTCACGCAGTATGCCGCCGACCACGGCATCCTCATCGAGTCGTGGGGTCCGCTCGGCCAGGGCAAGTACCCGCTGTTCGAGGAGCAGCCCGTCGCGGCGGCCGCCGCCGCGCACGGCAAGACGCCGGCGCAGGTCGTGCTGCGGTGGCACCTGCAGCAGGGCTACATCGTGTTCCCGAAGTCGACGAGTTCCGCGCGCATCCGCGAGAACCTCGACGTGTTCGACTTCGAGCTGACCGCCGACGAGCAGGCCGCGATCACCGCTCTCGAGCGCGGCGGCCGCGTCTCGGCGCACCCCGACGACGTGAACTGACCGGCGGCGTGACGGTCGGCGACGACGCCGCCCGCGATCCCTACACCCAGCCCTGCATCCAGTTGTGCAGGCGGTAGAAGTCGTACGGCACCTGGGTCGCCGACCACAGCGGGTACCAGAACAGCGACAGCACGACGGCGACCCCGAGGAAGACGAGCACGACCCGCTGACCGGCCGTCCGCCGGTCCACGCTCGCATGGGCGGGACCGGCGATCTCGCGCAGCGCGAAGGTCAGCGCGAGCAGCAGGAACGGCCAGATCACGATCGTGTAGAACTGGAACACCGTCCGCTCGGGGTACGCCAGCCACGGCAGCCACGTCGCGGCGATGCCGACGAGCACGACGGCGTGCCGCCAATCGCGGCTCACGACGAACCGGTAGACGAGGTACCCGGCCGCCGCCACCGACGCGTACCACAGCAGCGGGTTCGGCATGCTGTAGAGGATCTGCAGACAGCCGTTCTGCCCGACGCAGCCGCCCTGGCCGTCCGGCGTCGCCTGGGCGTACATCGAGGTGGGACGCCACAGCAGCGGCCACTGCCACGCCGGGCTCTGGTAGCTGTGCGGCGAGGTCATCCCCGTCATCGAGTTGTAGATCGTGACGTGATAGCGCCACAGGCTCTGCAGGGCCAGCGGCACCCACGAGAAGACACCCGTCGCGGGGTTCGCGTCGGCGGCGTGACGGTCGTAGCCGCCGTCGCTGAGAAGCCATCCCGTCCACGAGCCGAGGTAGACGATGAACGCGACCGGCACGAGCAGGACGAAGGACACGAGGCCCTGACGCACGGCATCCATCGGCCAGAACACCACGCCGAGGCGCCGCCGCTCCAGCGCGTCGGTGACGACGAGGTAGAGGCCGATCGCGGCGAGCACCCACACGCCGGACCACTTGACGGCCGAGGCCGCGCCCGCCGCCGCGCCGGCCGCGATCACCCACGGCCGGTTCCACAGCACGGCGCCCCACGCCGGCGGCTCGTCGCCGCGCATGCGCGCGACGGTCGCAGCCGCCAGTCGGTCGGGGTGCCGGCGCCGGTCGAGGATGACGAACCAGAACGCCAGCAGGATGAAAAACGCCAGGAACACATCCAGGAGCGAGACCCGGCTCATGACGATGCCGAGACCGTCGATCGCGAGCATGCCCGAGGCGACGGCGGCGAACACCGTCGAGTTCGTCAGCGCCTTGGCGACGAGGTACAGCAGCAGCACGAGCGCGGTGCCGAACAGGGCGGTCATGATCCGCCAGCCGAACGAGCTGTCGGGGCCGAACAGCCACATGCCGACGCCGATGAGGTACTTGCCGAGCGGCGGGTGGACGACGAAGCTCGGGTCGGTGGTGAAGATGTCGGTCTCGCCCGCCGCGAAGCGGGCGTCGGCGCCGTCGGGCCAGGTCGCCGCGTAGCCGAGGTTCCACTGGCTCCAGGCATCCTTCACGTAGTACGTCTCGTCGAAGACGAGCGCGTGCGGGTGGCCGAGGTTCCACAGGCGCAGGATGCCGGCGACGACCGTGATGAGAAGGGGCGCGAGCCAGCCGTACAGGCGCTGCAGTCGCGGCTCTGCGGCGACCCGCTCGCGCCAGCGGTCGTAGAACGACGGGCGCTGGGTCGGCAGCAGCGGCTCGGCGGTGATCGTCACGGCGACAAGCCTATGCTGGGGCGGTGATCATCCTCGCCGCGACGCCGATCGGAAACCTCGGCGACGCCTCGCCGCGCCTGGTCGCGGCGCTCGAGGAGGCGGGCACGATCGCCGCGGAGGACACCCGCACGGCGCAGCGGCTGCTGCAGGCGCTCGGCGTCGCAAACCGGCCGCGCCTGGTCGCCCTGCACGACCACAACGAGCGGCAGCGGTCGGCCGACCTCGTCGAGCGGGCCCGGGACGAGGACCTCCTCGTGCTCTCCGACGCCGGCATGCCGACCGTCAGCGATCCCGGCTACTCCCTCGTCGCCGCGGCGGCGGCCGCCGGCGTCACCGTGACGGCGATCCCGGGGCCGAGCGCCGTCGTCACGGCGCTCGCCGTCGCGGGACTGCCGACCGACCGGTTCACGTTCGAGGGCTTCCTGCCGCGGAAGACCGGGGACCGGCGGCGCGCGCTGGAGCAGCTGGCGACCGAGCCGCGGACGATGGTGTTCTTCGAGGGCCCCTCGCGGCTGACGGAGACCCTCGCCGCGATGGCCGACGCCTTCGGCGCCGACCGCCCCGCCGCCGTCTGCCGGGAGCTGACGAAGCTGCACGAAGAGGTCGTGCGCGGCGGTCTCGCCGAGCTCGCCGAGTGGGCCGCCGGCGGGGTGCGCGGCGAGATCGTCGTCGTCGTGGGCGGAGCGCCCGCGCGTCAGGTCAGCGCCGACGACGCCGTCGCCCAGGTGCAGCAGCTCGTCGGCGACGGCATCCGGTTGAAGGATGCCGCCGCCGAGGTCGCCGCAGCGACCGGGCTGAGCTCGCGCGACCTGTACCAGGCGGTGCTCGCCGCGCGCTGAGCGGTTACCGGGCGGGCCCGCCGAGCTGGGCGAAGGCCTCCGGGGTCGCCTCCGTCTCCGCCGCGCGCGACGGCGGCGCCGTCACACCGGGCAGTGCCCAGGCCGCGAACGCGGTGCCCGCGGCCCGGACGCGCACGTCGCCGGCATCCGTCACGGTCACCGTCGCATCGCCGTACAGCGCCGTCGCCGCCTCGGCGCCCGGCAGCAGCACCGCCGGGATCGTGGCGTCGGCCGCGCCGCGCGTGGCGAGCACCAGCACGCTCTCCTCGGCACTCTCGCGGACGAACACCGCCGCCGCGTCGTCGACGTACAGCCACCGCAGGCCCCCCGTCGCCAGCACCGGATGATCACGGCGCAGCCGGAGCATGTCGCGGTACAGCGCGATGCGCGCGGCGTGCGCGGGCTCGGCGGCACGGTCCCACGGCATCGGCGCGCGACTCATCTCGCCGTCCACGGCCTCCAGGCCGAACTCGTCCCCGGCGTAGACGACGGGCAGTCCCGGCAGGCTCACCGACAGACCCAGGGCGACCGGCACGGCGCCGTCCGTGGCGTACGTCGCGAACCGCGCCGTGTCGTGCGTGTCGAGTGCCGACATCGTTCCCAGCTGCACGCGCCACGGGATCTGGCTCGTGAACCGCTGCAGCTGTGCGACGAACTGCCGGGCGGTGTACCGCGGCATCCCGGTGGGGATGCCGAAGAACCACATGTCGTCCGTCTCCTCGCCGTCCCAGCCGTAGTGCGGAATGCGGCGCGCCTCGCCCAGCCACGCCCACACCCCGCGCGTGAACGCCGGGTAGGTCATGCCGCCGTGCCAGGCGTCGCCCTGCAGGTCGGTCGCGGCGTCGTTGGTCGACTCCGCCACGAGCAGCGTGTCGGGAGCGACATCGATCATCGTCCGCCGCAGCGCCTGACGCACCTCGGCGTTGAGGTCCTCCGCGCCGAGCCTCCCGGTCATGTTCGCGACGTCGATGCGCCAGCCGTCGATCGAGTACGGCGGCTTCAGCCACCGTGCGACGACCGAGTCGGGCCCGTCGATGAAACGGCGGCGCAGCTCGCCGGAGTTCCAGTTGAACTTCGGCAGTGTCGGCGCATCGAGCCACGTCTCATACGTCGTGTTGTCGTCGTCGGTGAAGTAGTAGAACCCGCTCTCCGGCGCATCCGGGTTGCCGTGGGCGGCGCGGAACCACTCGTGGGCGATGCCCGAGTGATTCGTCGTGAGATCGCCGATGACGCGGATGCCGCGGGCGTGCGCCGCCTCGATCATCCGGCGGTACGCGTCGTCGCCGCCGAGGACGGGATCGATCCGGTCGAAGCTCGACGCGTCGTAGCGGTGGTTGGACTCCGCCGGGAAGACCGGCGTGTGGTACAGCACGGTGACACCCAGGTCGACGAGATGGTCGAGCTTCTCGATGACGCCGTCGAGGTCGCCGCCGTAGAACTGCCGCCCGCGCCCGGGGTGCACCGGGTCGAGCGGTTCGTCCCACGCGGCGGGGAGCGCCCACGCCGGCGCGGGGCGCTCGTCGGCCGCCGCCGACCGCGCGAAGCGGTCGGGGAAGATCTGGTACATGATGGCGTCGGCGAGCCACGACGGCGGCGGGTTGCCGGCGACGAGGGCGAAGTCCTGCCCGTCGAGGGCATCGATGTCGCCGAGGCCGCCCTGGTTCAGCACCTCGACGCGGCCGTCGGCGTGGACCAGGTGGAACCGGTAGCCGTGCCGGGGGTTGGCGACGGTGATGCGGGCGGTCCACCATTCCCAGCCGTCGGCGGCGCCGTCACGGACCGCGTCGACCCACGCCGGCTCGTGATCGGGGTTGGAGCGCACGAGCACGCGGGTGACCGGCCCGTACCCGTCGGGAACGCGGATGCGGACATCGACCTCGTCGCCGAGGACCGGCGCGGGATGCGACACGTACAGCGGGGAGCCGTCGTGGTGGGGACGCAGGGCAGGGGTTGTCATGATGACCTCCAGGAGACGCCGACACCGACGTCGGCACGGATGCGACGTGGTTGCACAGCGGGAGCCATGACAGAGCCCTTGAGTTGTGCCTCGATCCTATGACAGACGCGCACCGATGTGGAGAGCGATCGCGCCCTCCGCGGGGACGTCTGCGGTGACGGTTCCGCCGCTCACCGTGACGGTCGTGCCGGCGCACGCGCCGGCCGAGATCCCGCCGCCGGCGCCGCCGGAGATCACGTCGCAGTACCGGCCGTCGGGCAGTCCGACCGGGACGGTGGCCGCGGCATCCGCCTCGGAGGGGTTCACCAGCAGCAGCGCGCGCGTGTCGCGTTCGAAGCCGTCGACATCGCCGTCGCCGACACCGGGCAGCCGCGGCGCGTCGGCCGCGATTCGGCGCAGCTCCAGCAGCCCCGCGATCGCTGTCCACGCCTCGGTGCAGACGCCCTCGCCATCGGCGTACTGCGCCTTCGGGCCGGTGACGCCGGCGCAGTCCCAGCCGATGACCCGGCCGTCGGCGTCCTGCGGGGCGCCCGCGTCACGGTCGCTGAAGGCGTAGCCCGAGTAGACCACCGGCGTGCCGTAATCGTCGGCAAGCATGAGCGCGTTCGCGATGAGATAGAGGCCGCCGTCACGGTAGGTGACGGATGCCTCGCCACGCTCGGTGTCGTGGTTGTCGACGAACACGACGGCATCCGCGCTCGGCACGTGCAGCGGCCGCGCGGAGGCCGGCCCCGCACCGAGCGCGGGGTCGGTGATGACGCCCGCTTTCAGCCCGGGCCCGAGGTCCCGCGCGTACTGGAACTCGAACACCTTCCCGGCGCCGGTGTACTCCTCCGGCTGCACGGGCTCCGACCCCGAGCCGCGGATGACCTCGCTCATGATGACGGTGTCCTCCGGCAGCAGGTCGACGATCGCCTGCACGTCGGCGGCGGCCATGTGCTTGGCGGCGTCGATGCGGAACCCGGCCACACCGAGGTCCCGCAGATGCCGGAGGGAGCCGGCGATCGTCTCGCGCACGGTGGCCGACCCGGTATCGAGGTCGGCGAGGTTCGACAGCTCGCACGTCTGCACCTGCTCACGCGAGCTGTAGTCGGCGATGTCGTCGTCCGCGGTCAGGCCGCAGTGGTGGAAGTCGCCCTCGTCGTACAGGCCCGGGTAGTCATAGTGGGTGAACGCCGTCCCGGCGACGCCCGTGCCGGCGTCGATGCCCGCCATGTGGTTGACGACGGCATCCGCGATCACCGCGACGCCCACGGCGGCGCACCGCGACACCATGTCGGCGAACTCCGCCTCGGTGCCGAGCTTCGATTCCACCCGGTACGAGACCGGCTGGTAGCTCGTCCACCACTGCGCGCCCTCGATGTGCTCCTGCGGGGGAGAGGTCAGCACCCACGCGAACCCGGCCGGTCCGATCGTCGACTCGCACTCCTCGGCGATCGACGTCCACGGTCGCTGGAAGAGCTGCACGCCGGCATCCGCGGGCTTCTCGCGGTCGACGGCGACGGGCGCCGTGCACGCGGCGAGGGCGGATGCCGCGAGCACGGCGATCATCGCCGCCGCGGCGGCGCGGCGCCCCGGCATCCGACTACTTCACCGAACCGGCCGTCAGGCCGCCCACGATGAACCGCTGCAGCGACAGGAACAGCGCCATCGGAAGGATCGCCGCAAGCACGGCACCGGCCGCGAAGACGCTCCAGTTGCGCGCCGTCTCCTGCGAGACGAACTGGTACAGGCCGACCGCGAGGGTCTGCTTGTCCGGGTCGACGAGGATGATCGACGCGATCAGGAAGTCGTTGGTCGTGGCGATGAAGCTCAGCAGACCGATGACGGCGAGCACCGGCGCGACCAGGCGCAGGATGATCGTGAAGAAGATGCGCGCGTGGCCGGCGCCGTCGATCTTGGCCGCCTCGTCGATGGATGCCGGGACGGTGTTGAAGAACCCGTACATGAGGAACGTGTTCACGCCCAGCGCACCGCCCAGATACACCATGATCAGGCCGAGCTGCGAGTTCAGGCCGAGCGCCGGGAAGATGTCGCCGATCGCGGTCATCAGCAGGAAGATCGCGATGACGCCGAGCTGCTGCGGGAACATCTGCACCAGCAGCAGCGTCAGCAGGCCGAACCGGCGCCCCGAGAAGCGCAGGCGCGAGAACGCGTACGCCGCCAGGGCGCACAGCACGACCGTGAAGAACGAGGTCGTGAGGCCGATGAAGATCGTGTTCACGAACCAGTTGCCGTACGGGCGCAGCGGGTCCTGGAAGAGGGCGATGTAGGCGCCCAGATCGACGTTCGCGAACAGGTTGTTGGCCGTCAGCAGTGTTCCACCGGGGTTGAGCGAGGCCGACAGCACGTAGACGAGGGGGAACCCCGCGAACACGAGCATGACGATGCCGATGATGTGGCGCCAGCCGGTCTCGCGGAACCAGCGGCCGAAGGGGCGCCGTGGCTCCTTCGCCCCGGGGTCGCCGGCGCTGCCGGCGCCGCCGCTGCTGCCGACGCCGGGAACAGCGCCAGGGACGGTCAGGGTCTCAGGAATGGTGGTCATGTCAGTTCAGCTCCTCGAGAACCTTGGTCTGACGGAAGCTGAGGTACGAGATCGCCGCCACCAGTATGAAGATGATGATCGAGAAGGCGCTCGCCAGGCCGTAGTCGCGATCCGCGCCGACGAAGGCCACCTTGTAGACCATCGAGATGAGGATGTCGCTCGCGCCGACGTTGATGGAGGCATCCGCGAACCGCGGGCCGCCGCCGGTGAGCATGTAGATCAGGTTGAAGTTGTTGAAGTTGAACGCGAACGACGAGATCAGCAGCGGCGCCACCGACACCAGCAGCAGCGGGAACTTGATGCGGCGGAAGATCTGCCACACGCCCGCGCCGTCGACGCGGCCGGCCTCCAGGATGTCCTCGGGGATCGCCTGGATGGCGCCCGTCGTGACGAGGAACATGTACGGGAAGCCCAGCCACAGGTTGACGATGAGGATCGAGACCTTCGCCAGGAACGGATCCTGCAGCCAGGGGATGGATGCTCCGCCCAGCAGCGTCTGGTTGATGAAGCCGAAGTCCTGATTGAACATGCCCTGCCACACGAGCGCCGACAGGAACGCCGGGAACGCGTAGGGGAGGATCATGATCACGCGGTAGTACTTCTTGCTCTTCATCCGCGGATCGTTGAAGACGATCGCGAGGAACAGGCCGAGCGCGAAGGTCGTCGCGACCGACAGAGTCGCGAACACGAACGTCCACACCAGCACGGCCAAGAACGGCCCGCGGATCGAGTCGGTCGTGAAGGCGCGGACGAAGTTGTCCATGCCGACCCACACCTGCCAGCCCGTGGCGAGGGTCTGACCGTCGTCGGATTCGAACGAGCCGTTGCCGTTGTCGTGGTAGACGACGCCGGTGTCGGTGTTCGTCATCGTGTCGGCATCCGGGTCCCACTCCAGCGTCGAGACGAACCGGTACGCCGTCGAGCCGTCGCGGGTCTGCAGGGTGCCGTCGTTGGGGTCGTCGGAGAAGGGGACGGCTATCGCGGTGATCGCATCCTGGTTCGCGACGATCTGGCTGAAGTCGAGAGTGGTGTATCCGGGCACGGACACCGCGCGGTCGCCGGAGAACTCCGCGTCGGGCGCCGGCTCGAGCGGTCGCTCGGTGCCGCCGATCTCGGCGTCGCCGTCGGGGGTCGTCGCGAGCAGGAAGAACTGGCCGTTCTGCTCGAGGATCGACACGGGGTAGGCCGCGGAGTCCTCGACGCGCTGCTGGTTCTGGATCAGCAGCGCGTTGACGGCGTCGTCCTTCGTGGAGATGTGCCCCGAGCCGTAGTTGGTGAAGGCGATGTAGATGCAGTAGAGCACCACGAAGATCTGGAAGACGAACAGGAACACGAGCCCCGGCGTCAGGTACTTGGCCGGCAGCATGCCCGGCACCAGATAGACCACGTTGATCGCGATGACGCCGAGGGCGATGATCGCGGCGACGAGGAGGTTACCCTCGCCCAGCAGCACGAAGATGGCGTAGAGGGCCATCGCGTCGATGATGCCGAGGCAGACGATCTTGACGAGCCAGACCTTCCAGCCGGCACCGGCGGCTTCGGCCCAGGCCTCGGCGCGCTTGCGGCGGCGGGCGACGGCGCGGTCTTCGGGTGCGCGGGTGGGGGGTGGATCGGTGAGCGTGGATCCCGTCATCGTCGACTCCAGTCGTGGCCTTAAGGGGAGTGTAAGAGTCGGGGCGGCGCCTGGTCCAGACGCCGCCCCGGAATGGTGAGGCTCAGCCGAGCTTGCTCTTGATGGCGTCGGCCATCTTGACCCAGTCACCGGCCGGGTCGGAGGAGCCCTTGATGAGGGCGGCCTCGGTCTTGCCCCAGTCGTCCCAGACCAAGCCCATCTGCGGGATGCTCGGCATCGGGACGGCGTTGGCGCCGACCTGGGCGAAGCCCGCGATGAGCGGGTCGGACTGCGCGGCCTCGAAGGACTCCGTCAGTGCCGGCGGGCGTCCACCGGCCTCGAACAGCGCGGTCTGCACATCGGCGGTCGCGATGTAGTTCACGAGGAACTCGTTGGCGATGAGGGCGTTGTTGCTCTTCGCGCTCAGGAAGAACGTCTGCACACCGGCGAACGGCTGCGCCGCGGAGTCACCGGTGGTGGGGATGGCGTCGACGGCCACGTCGATGCCCGCCTTCTGCGCGTCCGCGAGGTTCCACGGGCCGGTCAGGAAGTAGGGCGACTTGCCGGCGTTGAACGCCTCCTTGGCGAGGTCGCCGGACAGGTTGAGGTTCAGCACCTTCGTGCCGGTGTCGCCCTGCGCGGTCAGCCACGCGGCGAACGCCTGGCCCGCCTCGTCGCCGATGGTCAGCTGGCTCGCGTCGTACGAGCCGTCGGCGTTCTGCGCGAAGACCGAGTTGCCGAACGACGTCTGGAACGGGTACAGGTGGTACGGGTCCGCGGCCTGCGGGTCGAGGCCCACGACGAACGGGTACTCGGTGCCGGCCGCCTGGCCCTTGGCGATCATCTCGTCGTAGGTGCCGGGCGTGGAGTCGGCGAGGGCGGTGTTGCGCAGGATCGCGATGTTCTCGATCGCGTAGGGCAGCCCGTAGTTCTTGCCGTCGTAGGTCACGGCCTGGATGGCGACCTTCTCGAAGTCGGCGGTCTTGTCGCCGAGCTCGACCGGGGCGACGATGCCGTCCTTGACGAACGCGCCGATCCAGTCGTGGCCGCCGATCGTGATGTCGGGGCCCTTGCCGGTGGGGACCTGCGCCGTGAACTCGTCGCGGATCTTGCCGTAGTCCTTGACGACCAGGTTGACCTTGACGCCCTTCTCCTGCTCGAACGTCTTCGCGACGTCTTCGAGCGCGCGGGCGCGGTCGGCGTCGACCCAGACGGTCAGCGCGCCGGCGCTGGCCGCGTCGTCGCTGCTGGTCGGC from Microbacterium aurum carries:
- a CDS encoding sugar ABC transporter substrate-binding protein, encoding MKVKKKGAVAVGMLVATSILALAGCAGGTTAEPTSSDDAASAGALTVWVDADRARALEDVAKTFEQEKGVKVNLVVKDYGKIRDEFTAQVPTGKGPDITIGGHDWIGAFVKDGIVAPVELGDKTADFEKVAIQAVTYDGKNYGLPYAIENIAILRNTALADSTPGTYDEMIAKGQAAGTEYPFVVGLDPQAADPYHLYPFQTSFGNSVFAQNADGSYDASQLTIGDEAGQAFAAWLTAQGDTGTKVLNLNLSGDLAKEAFNAGKSPYFLTGPWNLADAQKAGIDVAVDAIPTTGDSAAQPFAGVQTFFLSAKSNNALIANEFLVNYIATADVQTALFEAGGRPPALTESFEAAQSDPLIAGFAQVGANAVPMPSIPQMGLVWDDWGKTEAALIKGSSDPAGDWVKMADAIKSKLG